One part of the Luteibacter yeojuensis genome encodes these proteins:
- the upp gene encoding uracil phosphoribosyltransferase, producing MKIVEVQHPLIQHKLGLMRRAGISTKEFRELASEVAALLTYEATADMETERKTIDGWAGPVEVTHIKGKKVTIVPILRAGLGMLSGVLELIPSAKVSVVGIQRDEETLEPVAYYEKLSGGMAERTALIVDPMLATAGTLVATVDMLKAAGAKRIKGLFLVAAPEGLKRIEAAHPDIEIYVASIDERLNELGYILPGLGDAGDKIFGTKQKPG from the coding sequence ATGAAGATCGTCGAAGTCCAGCACCCCCTCATCCAGCACAAGCTCGGCCTCATGCGCCGCGCCGGCATCAGCACGAAGGAATTCCGCGAGCTGGCTTCCGAAGTGGCTGCGCTCCTTACCTATGAGGCGACCGCGGACATGGAGACGGAGCGCAAGACGATCGACGGCTGGGCCGGTCCGGTCGAGGTCACCCACATCAAGGGGAAGAAGGTCACCATCGTGCCGATCCTTCGTGCCGGGCTGGGCATGCTCTCCGGCGTGCTCGAACTGATCCCTTCGGCGAAGGTCAGCGTGGTGGGTATTCAGCGCGACGAAGAAACGCTGGAACCCGTGGCGTACTACGAGAAACTCAGCGGCGGCATGGCCGAGCGCACGGCGCTCATCGTCGATCCTATGCTTGCCACCGCGGGCACCCTCGTCGCCACCGTGGACATGCTCAAGGCCGCGGGTGCGAAGCGCATCAAGGGCCTGTTCCTCGTGGCGGCGCCCGAGGGCCTGAAACGCATCGAGGCGGCGCATCCGGATATCGAGATCTACGTGGCCTCGATCGACGAACGGCTGAACGAACTCGGCTACATCCTGCCGGGACTCGGCGATGCCGGGGACAAGATCTTCGGTACGAAGCAGAAGCCAGGCTAA